One window of the Ananas comosus cultivar F153 linkage group 21, ASM154086v1, whole genome shotgun sequence genome contains the following:
- the LOC109726384 gene encoding nucleolar GTP-binding protein 1: MVQYNLKKITIVPPKEDFINIILSRTQRQTPTVVHKGYAISRLRQFYMRKVRFTQQNFHEKLSTIIDEFPRLDGIHPFYGDLLHVLYNKDHYKLALGQVNTARNLIGKIAKDYVRLLKYGDSLYRCKCLKVAALGRMCTVIKRIGPSLAYLEQVRKHMSRLPSIDPNTRTVLVCGYPNVGKSSFVNKVSRAEVDVQPYAFTTKSLLVGHTDYKYLRYQVIDTPGILDRPFEDRNIIEMCSITALAHLRAAVLFVLDISGACGYSIAQQAALFHSIKSLFMNKPLIIVCNKIDLQPLEGLSEEDKKLVMEMKAEAMKAAAAQGGAPNDEGVLVTMSTLTDEGVMAVKNAACERLLDQRVEVKMKSKKINECLNRFHVAMPKPRDNKERPPCIPQAVLEARAKEASAEKAKRKLEKDLENENGGAGVYSANLRKHYLLANEEWKEDIMPEIVDGHNIADFVDPDILQRLEELEREEGLRLEVEEQDFEYDDEDLSPQEREALAAIRHKKRLLIQEHRMKKSTAESRPIVPRKFDKDRKFTTERMGRQLSAIGLDPTAAINRARSRSVSMRGRKRERSLVGRDSEGEGEAMDVDGEQANKKLRLRSRSRSRSKSRPPGEVSPGEGFKDSAQKLKAIKIGKKSVKKRNKAARKGEADRVIVDLKPKHLFSGKRSIGKTSRR; this comes from the coding sequence ATGGTCCAATACAACTTAAAGAAAATCACAATAGTCCCGCCCAAGGAGGACTTCATCAACATAATCCTCTCCCGCACCCAGCGCCAGACCCCAACAGTCGTCCACAAAGGATATGCCATCTCCCGCCTCCGCCAATTCTACATGCGAAAGGTCCGCTTCACACAGCAGAACTTCCATGAGAAGCTTTCCACCATAATAGACGAGTTCCCTCGATTGGACGGTATCCACCCTTTTTATGGTGACCTCCTTCACGTCCTTTACAACAAGGACCACTACAAGCTTGCCCTTGGTCAGGTCAACACAGCGAGGAACCTCATTGGGAAGATTGCCAAAGACTATGTCAGGCTACTCAAGTACGGGGATTCACTTTATAGGTGCAAATGCTTGAAGGTTGCCGCCCTAGGGCGAATGTGCACTGTTATTAAGCGTATCGGCCCTAGCTTGGCTTATTTGGAGCAAGTGCGAAAGCACATGTCTCGGCTCCCTTCTATAGACCCCAACACTCGTACTGTCTTGGTTTGTGGTTATCCGAACGTGGGGAAGAGCTCTTTTGTGAACAAGGTCTCTAGGGCTGAGGTGGATGTCCAGCCGTACGCCTTCACGACCAAATCCTTACTTGTGGGCCACACCGATTACAAGTACCTCCGCTACCAAGTTATCGACACCCCAGGGATTCTTGACCGTCCATTTGAGGATAGGAACATTATAGAGATGTGCAGCATCACCGCCCTCGCGCATCTAAGGGCGGCTGTGCTTTTCGTGTTAGACATTTCGGGGGCTTGTGGGTACAGCATTGCCCAGCAGGCGGCGCTCTTCCACAGCATTAAGTCGCTGTTTATGAATAAGCCTCTTATTATCGTGTGCAACAAGATTGATCTCCAGCCGTTGGAGGGGCTTTCTGAGGAGGACAAGAAGCTGGTGATGGAGATGAAGGCCGAGGCCATGAAGGctgcggcggcgcaaggcggaGCGCCTAATGATGAGGGAGTGCTAGTGACCATGAGCACTTTAACAGATGAAGGGGTGATGGCCGTTAAGAATGCTGCTTGCGAAAGGCTCCTCGATCAGAGGGTGGAGGTGAAGATGAAGTCGAAGAAGATAAATGAATGCTTGAATCGGTTCCATGTTGCTATGCCAAAACCTCGTGACAACAAGGAGCGGCCGCCCTGCATTCCTCAAGCTGTTTTGGAAGCCCGAGCTAAAGAGGCTTCTGCTGAGAAGGCAAAGAGGAAGCTTGAGAAGGATCTGGAGAACGAGAATGGTGGGGCCGGTGTTTATTCGGCAAACTTAAGGAAGCACTACTTATTGGCCAACGAGGAGTGGAAGGAAGATATAATGCCAGAGATAGTAGATGGGCACAATATTGCTGATTTCGTCGATCCCGATATACTGCAGAGGCTGGAAGAGTTGGAAAGAGAGGAGGGCCTTCGGCTTGAGGTGGAGGAACAAGATTTTGAGTATGACGATGAAGACCTGTCTCCTCAAGAGCGTGAGGCTTTGGCGGCAATTAGGCACAAGAAGAGGTTGCTCATCCAAGAACATAGAATGAAGAAGAGCACCGCCGAGAGCCGCCCCATTGTTCCAAGAAAGTTTGACAAGGATAGAAAGTTCACAACTGAGAGGATGGGGAGGCAACTTTCTGCCATCGGGTTGGACCCCACTGCAGCTATTAACCGTGCACGGAGTAGGTCGGTGTCGATGAGGGGTCGGAAGCGTGAGAGATCATTGGTGGGTAGGGATAGCGAAGGAGAGGGCGAAGCCATGGATGTAGACGGAGAGCAAGCCAACAAGAAGCTAAGGTTGAGGTCCAGGTCGAGGTCCAGGTCGAAGTCGCGGCCGCCTGGTGAAGTTTCCCCTGGAGAAGGATTCAAGGACTCAGCCCAGAAACTCAAGGCGATAAAGATTGGGAAGAAATCTGTGAAGAAGAGGAATAAAGCTGCTCGCAAGGGAGAGGCAGATCGGGTCATCGTCGACTTGAAGCCGAAGCACTTGTTCTCCGGGAAGCGTAGTATCGGAAAAACCAGCAGGCGCTAG